The Bacilli bacterium PM5-9 DNA window ATTTTTATGCAAAAGAAGGTTTATTGAAAGAAGTAAATGGATTACAAGCTGTTGATGAGGTATTTAACGATATTGATAGCATTATAGAGGAAGTTAAGTAATGATAATTATAAAATCAAAGCGTGAAATTGAGTTGATGAGAGAAGCAGGTCGTATTGTAGGGCTTGTTCATGAGAAAATGGCAGAGATTATAAAACCTGGCATCACAACTAATGAACTTAATAAAATTGCTGAGGAAATAATTATTAGTAATGGAGCTACTCCATCTTTTAAAGGATATGGTGGCTTTCCGGCTGCGGTTTGTGCATCAACTAATCAAGTATTAGTTCATGGCTTTCCAAATGATAAACCTTTAAAAGAAGGTGATATTGTTACAATTGATGTCGGAGCATGTTATCATGGATATCATGGCGATAGCGGTTGGACATATGCAGTTGGAAAAATTAGCGAAGAGTCACAAAAGCTAATGGATGTTACTAAGCAATCATTATATAATGCATTAGAAATCGTAAAACCAGGAGTACATTTATCGGATATATCGAGTACTATTCAAGAATATGTTGAAAGTTTTGGATATTCTGTTCCAATAGAGTATACTGGTCATGGCATTGGTAGTAACTTGCATGAGGATCCACCAATTCCAAATTATGGGAAACCTGGACGTGGTCCAATTCTCAAAGAAGGAATGGCTTTAGCAATAGAGCCAATGGTTAATCAAGGAACAAGATACACAAAAACATTAAGCGATGGGTGGACGGTTGAGACGATTGACCAAAAAAATACTGCTCATTATGAACATACCATCGTTGTTACAGCAGACGGTTATGAAATATTAACTAAGTTGTAAAGGAGGACAGTATGGCAAAAGAAAATGTTATTGAAGTAGACGGTGTTGTTTTAGAAGCACTACCAAATACTATGTTTAAGGTGGAATTAGAAAACGGACATGTACTTAATGCTCACGTTTCTGGTAAAATCCGTATGCATTACATCCGCATTTTACCAGGTGATAAAGTTACATTAGAAATTTCACCCTACGATTTAACACGTGGGCGAATTACTTTTCGACATAAGTAGTGATAGGAGGTCAAACTATTATGAAAGTAAGAGCATCAGTTAAACCAATTTGCGACAAATGTCGTATTATTAAGAGAAAAGGTCGCGTAATGGTTATTTGTGAAAACGCAAAACATAAACAAAGACAAGGATAATTAAATAGGAGGTGCAAATATATGGCTCGTATAGCAGGTGTAGATATTCCAAATGATAAAAGAGTTGTAATCTCGTTAACATATATCTATGGAATTGGGAAATCACTTTCACAAGAAATTTTAACTAAGGCTGAAGTAAGTGAAGATACAAGAGTTAAAGATTTAAGCGAAGATGAATTAACAAAAATTAGATCAATTATTGATTCATATAAAGTAGAAGGAGATTTGCGTCGTGAAGTTTCACTAAATATTAAACGTCTAATGGAAATTGGAAGTTATCGTGGAATGCGTCATCGTCGTGGATTGCCAGTAAGAGGACAAAAAAGTAAAACGAATGCACGTACACGTAAAGGACCACGTCGTGCTGTAGTTGGTAAGAAGAAATAATTAGAAGGAGGTTTTCGATATGGCTAAAAGACCTGTTCGTGGAAAACGTAAGATCAAAAAGAATATAGCGAATGGAGTAGCACATATTCATTCAACATTTAATAATACAATTGTTACAATTGCGGATGAACATGGTAATGTAATCGCTTGGTCAAGTGCAGGAGCATTAGGAATCAAGGGATCAAGAAAATCCACACCATATGCAGCACAAATGGTTGGAGAAGCAGCAGCAAAAGCAGCAATGGAACATGGTTTATTGAAAGTAGAAGTAAATGTTAAAGGACCAGGACCTGGTCGTGAAGCAGCAGTAAGATCATTACAAGTTGCTGGATTAGAAATAAATGCAATTAAGGATGTTACACCAATCCCTCATAATGGGTGTCGTCCTCCAAAAAGACCAAGAGGTTAATATAGTTGAGACTTATTTGGAAAGGGGAGTACTAAATGAAACAATTTGAAAGAACAAATTTTTCAATTGAAGAGCATGATAGTGAAACTAGTTATGCTAAGTTTGTCATCGAACCCTTAGAAAGAGGTTTTGGAACTACTTTAGGTAATGCTTTAAGAAGAGTTCTTTTATCATCTTTACCAGGTGCTAGTACATATGCAATAAATGTAGAAGGTGCTCACCATGAATTTAGTGTTATTGATGGAGTAGTAGAAGATGTTACTTCTATTATCTTAAACTTAAAAGATTTAGTTTTAT harbors:
- a CDS encoding methionyl aminopeptidase (product_source=KO:K01265; cath_funfam=3.90.230.10; cog=COG0024; ko=KO:K01265; pfam=PF00557; superfamily=55920; tigrfam=TIGR00500) translates to MIIIKSKREIELMREAGRIVGLVHEKMAEIIKPGITTNELNKIAEEIIISNGATPSFKGYGGFPAAVCASTNQVLVHGFPNDKPLKEGDIVTIDVGACYHGYHGDSGWTYAVGKISEESQKLMDVTKQSLYNALEIVKPGVHLSDISSTIQEYVESFGYSVPIEYTGHGIGSNLHEDPPIPNYGKPGRGPILKEGMALAIEPMVNQGTRYTKTLSDGWTVETIDQKNTAHYEHTIVVTADGYEILTKL
- a CDS encoding translation initiation factor IF-1 (product_source=KO:K02518; cath_funfam=2.40.50.140; cog=COG0361; ko=KO:K02518; pfam=PF01176; smart=SM00316; superfamily=50249; tigrfam=TIGR00008) is translated as MAKENVIEVDGVVLEALPNTMFKVELENGHVLNAHVSGKIRMHYIRILPGDKVTLEISPYDLTRGRITFRHK
- a CDS encoding large subunit ribosomal protein L36 (product_source=KO:K02919; cog=COG0257; ko=KO:K02919; pfam=PF00444; superfamily=57840; tigrfam=TIGR01022), whose amino-acid sequence is MKVRASVKPICDKCRIIKRKGRVMVICENAKHKQRQG
- a CDS encoding small subunit ribosomal protein S13 (product_source=KO:K02952; cath_funfam=1.10.8.50,4.10.910.10; cog=COG0099; ko=KO:K02952; pfam=PF00416; superfamily=46946; tigrfam=TIGR03631) — its product is MARIAGVDIPNDKRVVISLTYIYGIGKSLSQEILTKAEVSEDTRVKDLSEDELTKIRSIIDSYKVEGDLRREVSLNIKRLMEIGSYRGMRHRRGLPVRGQKSKTNARTRKGPRRAVVGKKK
- a CDS encoding small subunit ribosomal protein S11 (product_source=KO:K02948; cath_funfam=3.30.420.80; cog=COG0100; ko=KO:K02948; pfam=PF00411; superfamily=53137; tigrfam=TIGR03632), with the translated sequence MAKRPVRGKRKIKKNIANGVAHIHSTFNNTIVTIADEHGNVIAWSSAGALGIKGSRKSTPYAAQMVGEAAAKAAMEHGLLKVEVNVKGPGPGREAAVRSLQVAGLEINAIKDVTPIPHNGCRPPKRPRG